One Armatimonadota bacterium genomic region harbors:
- a CDS encoding cold shock domain-containing protein translates to MPTGKVKWFSDSKGYGFIETEEGRDVFVHFSAIQTDGFKSLAEGQNVEFEIVEGAKGPQAANVSLT, encoded by the coding sequence ATGCCTACAGGGAAAGTCAAATGGTTCAGCGATTCCAAAGGCTACGGGTTCATTGAGACTGAGGAAGGCAGGGATGTATTTGTACACTTCTCCGCCATACAGACCGATGGGTTCAAGAGCCTGGCAGAAGGCCAGAACGTGGAGTTCGAGATAGTCGAAGGAGCCAAGGGACCGCAGGCCGCGAACGTCAGCCTCACGTAG